A single window of Hymenobacter sp. APR13 DNA harbors:
- the rpsB gene encoding 30S ribosomal protein S2 has product MAQSTTYKELLDAGAHFGHLTRKWDPKMAPYIFMEKNGIHIIDLNKTLVSLDQAAAAIRNIAKSGRKIMFVATKKQAQEIVTDEATRLKMPFVTDRWLGGMLTNFATVRKSLKKMSTIDKMVKENTAYAALAKREKLMMSREREKLERVLGGVADLSRLPAALFVIDVKREHIAVKEAQKLGIPVFAMCDTNSNPELVQFPIPANDDASKSIQLIVSVMGKAIEEGLSERKVDKEDADKKQAEDEGIQEKQNADE; this is encoded by the coding sequence ATGGCTCAGTCCACCACCTATAAAGAGCTGCTCGACGCCGGTGCCCACTTTGGTCACCTTACGCGCAAGTGGGATCCGAAAATGGCGCCGTACATCTTCATGGAGAAGAACGGCATCCATATCATTGACCTGAACAAGACGCTGGTTTCGCTCGACCAGGCTGCTGCGGCTATCCGCAACATCGCCAAGAGCGGCCGCAAGATCATGTTCGTGGCCACCAAGAAGCAGGCGCAGGAAATCGTAACGGACGAGGCTACCCGCCTGAAGATGCCGTTCGTGACCGACCGTTGGTTGGGCGGTATGCTCACCAACTTCGCTACGGTGCGCAAGTCGCTGAAGAAAATGAGCACCATCGACAAGATGGTGAAGGAAAATACGGCTTACGCGGCTCTGGCCAAGCGTGAGAAACTGATGATGTCGCGCGAGCGGGAGAAGCTGGAGCGTGTACTCGGTGGCGTTGCCGACCTGAGCCGCCTGCCCGCTGCTCTGTTCGTGATTGACGTGAAGCGTGAGCACATTGCCGTGAAAGAAGCCCAGAAACTGGGTATTCCGGTATTCGCCATGTGCGACACCAACTCCAACCCCGAGCTGGTGCAGTTCCCGATTCCTGCCAACGACGATGCCTCGAAGTCGATCCAGCTCATCGTGAGCGTGATGGGCAAGGCTATCGAAGAAGGCCTGTCGGAGCGCAAAGTCGACAAGGAAGACGCCGACAAGAAGCAGGCTGAAGACGAAGGCATCCAGGAGAAGCAGAACGCCGACGAATAG
- the rpsI gene encoding 30S ribosomal protein S9 — translation MEISNTSGRRKTSVARIYMQAGQGNITINGREMKAYFANELLENIVNQPLATVEQVGQYDIKVNVRGGGISAQAEAIRLAISKALVGDNSEVRPALKKEGFLTRDPRMVERKKFGKRKARRSFQFSKR, via the coding sequence ATGGAAATCTCCAATACCTCTGGTAGAAGAAAAACCTCGGTGGCCCGCATCTACATGCAGGCCGGGCAAGGGAATATCACTATCAACGGCCGGGAAATGAAGGCGTACTTCGCCAACGAACTCCTGGAAAACATCGTGAACCAGCCTCTGGCGACGGTCGAGCAAGTCGGCCAGTACGACATCAAGGTGAACGTGCGCGGTGGTGGCATCTCGGCCCAGGCTGAAGCCATCCGTCTGGCCATCTCGAAAGCCCTTGTAGGCGACAACTCGGAAGTTCGTCCGGCCCTCAAGAAAGAAGGCTTCCTGACCCGTGACCCGCGCATGGTGGAACGCAAGAAATTCGGCAAGCGCAAAGCTCGTCGCTCGTTCCAGTTCTCGAAACGCTAA
- the rplM gene encoding 50S ribosomal protein L13, which produces MDHLSFKTVSVNKANADKAWVVVDASVAPLGRLASQIANMLRGKHKPSFTPNSDCGDNVIVLNADKLYVTGKKLTDKIYITHSGYPGGQKRINLRDKKAKDSTRVIEHAVKGMLQGNKLGAEQFRNLYVYKGDQHPHEAQQPKAVELTNL; this is translated from the coding sequence ATGGATCATCTGAGCTTCAAGACGGTATCCGTCAACAAAGCCAACGCCGATAAGGCCTGGGTCGTGGTTGATGCCAGTGTTGCGCCGCTGGGCCGTCTGGCTAGCCAGATTGCCAACATGCTGCGTGGCAAGCACAAGCCCTCGTTCACGCCGAACTCCGACTGCGGCGACAACGTTATTGTTCTGAACGCTGACAAGCTCTACGTTACGGGCAAGAAGCTGACCGACAAAATCTACATCACCCACTCGGGCTACCCCGGCGGTCAGAAGCGCATCAACCTGCGCGACAAGAAAGCCAAGGATTCGACCCGCGTGATTGAGCACGCCGTAAAAGGCATGCTGCAGGGCAACAAGCTCGGTGCCGAGCAGTTCCGCAACCTGTATGTGTACAAGGGCGACCAGCACCCCCACGAAGCCCAGCAGCCGAAAGCTGTTGAACTGACTAACCTCTAA
- a CDS encoding RluA family pseudouridine synthase, whose translation MKLPNFQDLILFEDDDYVVINKPPFLATLDERFGGAPNILRLAREQYDDVQACHRLDKETSGSLALAKNPAAYRHLAMQFEDRKVKKVYHAAAWGVHDYDGLRVDRSIETTTKGKARLAYKGKPAVTLVRTLEAFAKHTLLECQPITGRMHQIRLHLAYLQAPIIGDQMYGGEDFYLSSLKKKFNMKEGQEEQPFIKRFALHAANLTFAKLDGETVMVEAPYPKDFRVLVETLRQYQ comes from the coding sequence ATGAAGCTACCCAATTTCCAAGACCTGATTCTGTTCGAAGACGACGACTACGTCGTCATCAACAAGCCCCCGTTCCTGGCCACGCTCGACGAACGGTTTGGCGGCGCGCCCAACATCCTGCGCCTGGCCCGCGAGCAGTACGACGACGTGCAGGCCTGCCACCGCCTCGACAAAGAAACCAGCGGCTCGCTGGCCCTGGCCAAAAATCCGGCAGCCTACCGCCACCTGGCCATGCAGTTCGAGGACCGCAAGGTGAAAAAAGTGTACCACGCCGCCGCCTGGGGCGTGCACGACTACGACGGCCTGCGCGTAGACCGCAGCATCGAAACCACCACCAAAGGCAAGGCCCGCCTAGCCTACAAAGGCAAGCCTGCCGTGACGCTGGTGCGCACGCTGGAGGCCTTTGCCAAGCATACGCTGCTGGAGTGCCAGCCCATTACGGGCCGCATGCACCAGATCCGGCTGCACTTGGCCTACCTGCAGGCTCCCATCATCGGCGACCAGATGTACGGCGGCGAGGATTTCTACCTGTCGTCGCTGAAGAAGAAATTCAACATGAAGGAAGGCCAGGAAGAGCAGCCCTTTATCAAGCGCTTTGCCTTGCACGCCGCCAACCTCACCTTCGCGAAGCTGGATGGCGAAACCGTGATGGTGGAAGCCCCCTACCCCAAGGATTTCCGGGTGCTGGTCGAGACGCTACGGCAGTACCAGTAA
- a CDS encoding sensor histidine kinase, which produces MRLNISSRSIAILLSLLVACVLTTLAWVGPTMELQQGVLAAGITVAACFLLLYLMFEALIFREINNIYAGLEHIKRKELRRMSSKFLFRPEPLKRMRDEILDMAQRKQQEIDELKRLQALRREFLADVSHELKTPIFAAQGFLHTVLDDDDVDDFTRQKFLQKAANSLDALDALVQDLVTISQLEKGVVRMRRQGFDIVTLVHEIFEQLERKAALRQVQLELFPPALSAGSLRVLADRNRIRQVLINLIDNAIKYGRENGRVVVSLVESGKGVRISVRDDGAGIPKQHLNRIFERFYRIDKSRSRDSGGSGLGLAISKHIVEAHRSAIRVRSEIGQGTTLEFKLPKPKNPAPPSHHVLAQPLPGSEA; this is translated from the coding sequence ATGCGCCTCAACATTTCCTCCCGCTCCATTGCCATTCTGCTGTCGTTGCTGGTGGCGTGCGTGCTCACCACGCTGGCCTGGGTGGGCCCCACCATGGAGCTGCAGCAGGGCGTGCTGGCGGCGGGCATTACGGTGGCGGCGTGCTTTCTGCTGCTGTATCTGATGTTTGAGGCGCTGATTTTTCGCGAAATCAACAACATCTACGCCGGGCTGGAGCACATCAAGCGCAAGGAGCTGCGGCGCATGTCCAGCAAGTTTCTGTTCCGGCCGGAGCCGCTCAAGCGCATGCGCGACGAAATCCTGGACATGGCCCAGCGTAAGCAGCAGGAAATCGACGAGCTGAAACGCCTGCAGGCTCTGCGCCGCGAGTTTCTGGCCGACGTGTCGCACGAGCTCAAAACGCCCATCTTCGCGGCCCAGGGCTTCCTGCATACCGTCCTCGACGACGATGATGTGGATGACTTCACCCGCCAGAAGTTTCTGCAGAAAGCCGCCAACAGTCTCGACGCCCTCGATGCGCTGGTGCAGGACCTCGTGACCATCTCGCAGCTGGAAAAGGGCGTGGTGCGCATGCGCCGCCAGGGGTTTGACATCGTGACGCTGGTGCACGAGATATTTGAGCAGCTGGAGCGCAAGGCCGCCCTGCGGCAAGTGCAACTGGAGCTATTCCCGCCCGCGCTGTCAGCCGGCAGTTTGCGCGTGCTGGCCGACCGCAACCGCATCCGGCAGGTACTCATCAACCTCATCGACAACGCCATCAAGTACGGCCGCGAAAACGGCCGCGTGGTGGTGAGCCTCGTGGAAAGCGGCAAGGGCGTGCGCATCAGCGTGCGCGACGACGGCGCCGGCATCCCGAAGCAACACCTCAACCGCATTTTCGAGCGTTTCTACCGCATCGACAAGAGCCGCTCCCGCGACTCCGGCGGCTCGGGTCTGGGCTTGGCCATCAGCAAGCACATCGTGGAAGCCCACCGCTCCGCCATCCGGGTGCGCAGCGAAATCGGGCAGGGCACCACCCTGGAGTTCAAGCTGCCCAAGCCCAAAAACCCGGCCCCGCCCTCCCACCACGTGCTAGCCCAGCCCCTACCCGGCAGCGAGGCCTAG
- a CDS encoding response regulator transcription factor, whose product MQAPTNPNAYKILVVDDDPDIVELLEYNLRKEGYTVASAPDGRKALEVAPQFGPDIIVLDVMMPHLDGIATCRQLREQPKFKDTYIIFLTARSEEFSEVAAFEAGADDFIAKPIKPRALLSRLGAFVRRDRDPQSTQDTIEINGLKIDRTAFSVYQEGRKITLPKKEFELLAFLAATPHKVFGREELLQNIWGNDVFVLARTVDVHVRKVREKVGDHHIQTIKGVGYKFNTDN is encoded by the coding sequence GTGCAAGCACCCACCAACCCCAACGCCTACAAGATCCTTGTTGTCGATGATGACCCCGACATCGTGGAGCTGCTGGAATACAACCTGCGCAAAGAAGGCTACACGGTGGCTTCGGCCCCGGACGGACGCAAGGCGCTGGAAGTGGCTCCCCAGTTCGGGCCCGACATCATTGTGCTCGACGTGATGATGCCCCACCTCGACGGCATTGCCACCTGCCGGCAATTGCGCGAGCAGCCCAAGTTCAAGGACACCTACATCATCTTCCTGACGGCCCGCTCCGAAGAGTTTTCAGAAGTGGCAGCCTTCGAGGCCGGCGCCGACGACTTCATTGCCAAGCCCATCAAGCCCCGTGCCCTGCTCAGCCGCCTCGGGGCCTTTGTGCGCCGCGACCGGGACCCGCAGAGCACCCAGGACACCATCGAAATCAACGGCCTCAAGATTGACCGCACCGCGTTTTCGGTGTACCAGGAAGGCCGCAAAATCACGCTGCCCAAGAAGGAGTTCGAGCTGCTGGCGTTTCTGGCCGCCACGCCGCACAAGGTGTTCGGGCGCGAAGAGCTGCTGCAGAACATCTGGGGCAACGACGTATTCGTGCTGGCCCGCACCGTGGACGTGCACGTGCGCAAGGTGCGCGAGAAAGTCGGCGACCACCACATCCAGACCATCAAAGGCGTCGGCTACAAGTTCAACACCGATAATTAA
- a CDS encoding DUF3108 domain-containing protein — translation MNRRWLLFPLLLLPALVLQAFGPSADTLRKVPNTSFQSGEVLQYKVHYGLINAAEATIEVADDLHRVNERPCYKATVTGRTTGSFDFFLRIRDTWRSYIDTTSILPQKFFRNIEENHYRKKETVDFDHVRDVAEVEKRGKDKDDVKRGTYKVPDNVQDLVSAFYYLRTLNYDQRRMGEVIRVQGFFDEEVFAMEVMYRGRETVQTKAGTIRAIKLVPKMPSNKLFKGENAVSVYLSDDRNKVPVLIQAELMLGAVKVDMYKYKGLKSRLNLVARNQ, via the coding sequence ATGAACCGCCGCTGGCTTCTTTTTCCTCTCCTATTGCTGCCGGCGCTGGTGTTGCAGGCCTTTGGCCCCTCTGCTGATACGCTGCGCAAAGTACCCAACACCAGCTTCCAGTCGGGCGAGGTATTGCAGTATAAAGTGCACTACGGCCTCATCAACGCCGCTGAGGCTACCATTGAAGTAGCCGACGACCTGCACCGCGTCAACGAGCGGCCCTGCTACAAGGCCACCGTCACGGGCCGTACCACCGGCTCCTTCGACTTCTTTCTGCGCATCCGCGACACGTGGCGCTCCTACATCGACACGACCAGCATCCTGCCCCAGAAGTTTTTCCGCAACATCGAGGAAAACCACTACCGCAAAAAGGAAACCGTGGATTTCGACCACGTGCGGGATGTGGCCGAAGTGGAAAAGCGCGGCAAAGACAAAGACGACGTAAAGCGCGGCACCTACAAAGTGCCCGACAACGTGCAGGACTTGGTGAGTGCCTTCTACTACCTGCGCACGCTCAACTATGACCAGCGCCGCATGGGCGAGGTTATTCGGGTGCAGGGCTTCTTCGATGAGGAAGTGTTTGCCATGGAGGTGATGTACCGGGGCCGTGAAACCGTGCAAACCAAGGCCGGCACCATTCGGGCCATTAAGCTGGTGCCCAAAATGCCCAGCAACAAGCTCTTTAAAGGCGAAAACGCCGTGTCGGTGTATCTTTCTGATGACCGCAACAAAGTGCCGGTACTCATTCAGGCCGAGCTGATGCTGGGGGCCGTGAAAGTGGATATGTACAAGTACAAAGGCCTCAAAAGTCGGCTCAACCTAGTGGCCCGCAACCAGTAG